In Deinococcus fonticola, a genomic segment contains:
- a CDS encoding metallophosphoesterase family protein produces the protein MTVSPAATKRLMLLADYVHPFVYRSGFPQGVPEVDAVLAAGDLPGYYLEFLASKLPVPIIYVHGNHENEFVNEGDGRLAPRGVIPAHGRVIEVAGLRVAGWGGAPRYRQGGHGQYSAREARWGFRKLGWQLGRRPLDILLTHAPPSGPHAGTDFAHRGCPEITRFMHQRRPALVIHGHIHEYEGRKIEYTDEASGARVINAYGYRIIEVPLAESR, from the coding sequence GTGACTGTCTCCCCCGCCGCCACCAAACGCCTGATGCTGCTGGCCGACTATGTGCACCCGTTCGTGTACCGCAGCGGCTTCCCCCAGGGCGTTCCGGAGGTGGACGCCGTGCTGGCCGCCGGTGACCTGCCCGGTTACTATCTGGAATTCCTGGCCAGCAAACTGCCCGTACCGATCATTTACGTACACGGCAACCACGAAAACGAGTTCGTGAACGAGGGCGACGGACGCCTGGCACCCAGGGGCGTGATTCCTGCTCACGGGCGCGTGATCGAGGTGGCGGGGCTGCGTGTGGCGGGGTGGGGCGGCGCGCCGCGTTACCGCCAGGGCGGCCACGGCCAGTACAGCGCGCGCGAAGCCCGCTGGGGTTTCCGGAAACTGGGCTGGCAACTGGGCCGCCGCCCGCTGGATATCCTGCTGACGCACGCGCCCCCCAGCGGCCCGCACGCCGGAACCGACTTTGCCCACCGGGGCTGCCCGGAAATCACGCGCTTCATGCACCAGCGCCGCCCAGCCCTGGTCATTCACGGCCACATTCACGAGTACGAGGGCAGAAAAATCGAGTACACCGACGAGGCGAGCGGCGCCCGCGTCATCAACGCCTACGGGTACAGGATTATTGAAGTGCCGCTGGCCGAGAGCCGCTAG
- a CDS encoding alpha/beta fold hydrolase, which produces MPRMTHDDYTDLPDEVFEERLNGADLYFEVSGPEDSNTEDSATENSAEPPIVFLHGGPGYNSYSFRALLGDRLAADFPERRVVYLDQRGSGRSGALEDTEQGGDTLDIDTLVEDLEAVRDFLGVDRIVPLGHGFGALVALDYARRYPLHTARVIVVNPWVHFPELAYTLLAEASAQRSVPLEDPAEQIRSDTPEGQYPSIGAARIEAAFSLLNARDLLNLMQFTDAPTRMHLEFTDAEGQLAGGGEVQQALVNQGLWEFEYPPFLTEIKRPVFVIAGAGDRTSYPEQVGWVADLAGGDVTVLNTGHYPWLDDEDAFIEALGEALTR; this is translated from the coding sequence ATGCCCCGCATGACCCACGACGACTACACCGACCTGCCCGACGAGGTGTTCGAGGAACGCCTGAACGGCGCTGACCTGTACTTCGAGGTGAGCGGCCCGGAGGACAGCAACACAGAAGACAGCGCCACAGAGAACAGTGCCGAGCCGCCCATCGTCTTCTTGCATGGCGGCCCCGGATACAACAGCTACTCGTTCCGGGCACTGCTGGGTGACCGCCTGGCCGCAGATTTCCCAGAGAGGCGCGTGGTGTACCTCGACCAGCGCGGCAGTGGACGCAGCGGCGCCCTGGAAGACACCGAACAGGGTGGCGACACACTGGACATCGACACGCTGGTCGAGGATCTGGAAGCTGTGCGTGACTTTCTCGGTGTCGACCGGATCGTGCCGCTGGGCCACGGGTTTGGGGCGCTGGTGGCCCTCGATTACGCCCGGCGTTACCCCCTGCACACCGCCCGCGTCATCGTGGTCAACCCCTGGGTACACTTCCCCGAACTGGCGTACACCCTGCTGGCCGAAGCGTCCGCCCAGCGCAGCGTTCCCCTCGAAGACCCGGCCGAGCAGATCCGCAGCGACACCCCCGAAGGCCAGTACCCCAGCATCGGCGCGGCCCGCATCGAGGCCGCTTTCAGCCTGCTGAACGCCCGCGACCTGCTCAACCTGATGCAGTTCACCGACGCCCCCACCCGCATGCACCTGGAATTCACCGACGCCGAAGGCCAGCTTGCCGGAGGCGGCGAAGTGCAGCAAGCCCTTGTCAACCAGGGCCTCTGGGAATTCGAGTACCCGCCCTTCCTGACGGAAATCAAACGCCCCGTGTTCGTCATCGCCGGAGCGGGCGACCGCACCAGTTACCCCGAACAGGTCGGCTGGGTCGCTGACCTCGCCGGCGGCGACGTGACCGTCCTGAACACCGGCCACTACCCCTGGCTCGACGACGAGGACGCCTTCATTGAGGCGCTGGGCGAAGCGCTCACGCGCTAG
- a CDS encoding PolC-type DNA polymerase III produces the protein MDVVVFDLETTGLSPEKDAVVEIGAVRIVNGRVDESLRYETLVKPTNAAGDVVRIPWYTERIHGISDEMVRHAPTIGEVLPEFLEFVNGSAVVAHNIGFDGGFMRANAARLGLAWNPAAEFCTVQLSRRAFPKERAHNLTVLAERLGLNFAPGGRHRSFGDVQVTAQAYVRLMELLQDAVK, from the coding sequence GTGGACGTGGTGGTGTTTGATCTGGAGACGACGGGCCTTTCCCCGGAGAAGGACGCCGTGGTGGAAATCGGCGCGGTGCGAATCGTGAATGGACGGGTAGACGAGTCGCTCAGGTACGAGACGCTGGTCAAGCCGACGAACGCGGCAGGGGACGTGGTTCGCATTCCGTGGTACACCGAGCGCATTCACGGCATCAGTGACGAGATGGTGCGGCATGCCCCGACCATTGGGGAGGTGCTGCCGGAATTCCTTGAGTTCGTGAACGGTTCGGCGGTGGTGGCGCACAACATCGGATTTGATGGTGGGTTCATGCGGGCAAACGCGGCGCGGCTAGGGCTGGCCTGGAACCCGGCGGCGGAGTTCTGCACGGTGCAACTGTCGAGGCGGGCTTTTCCGAAGGAGCGGGCGCATAACCTGACGGTGCTGGCCGAGCGGCTGGGCTTAAATTTCGCGCCGGGCGGACGGCACCGGAGTTTCGGGGACGTGCAGGTGACGGCGCAGGCCTATGTGCGGCTAATGGAGTTGTTGCAGGACGCCGTGAAATAA
- a CDS encoding NADPH-dependent FMN reductase, which produces MSKLKLQVVIASTRPGRVGKPVADWFTDHARKDDRFEVEVADLAEINLPFLDEPKHPALQQYEHQHTRDWSARIAGSDAFVFVEPEYNYSMCAPLKNALDYLVVEWADKSAAIVSYGGISAGLRAAEHSKQTMTALQMMVVKPAISIPMVSQMIKGGQFQPTEIVEKSVKPLLNDLYRWGVTLKDMREKE; this is translated from the coding sequence ATGAGCAAACTGAAACTTCAGGTCGTGATCGCCAGCACCCGCCCCGGACGGGTCGGCAAGCCCGTCGCAGACTGGTTTACCGACCACGCCAGGAAAGATGACCGGTTCGAAGTGGAAGTCGCGGATCTCGCGGAAATCAACCTGCCGTTTCTGGACGAACCCAAGCACCCCGCCCTGCAACAGTACGAGCACCAGCACACCAGGGACTGGAGCGCCCGCATCGCCGGCTCGGACGCCTTCGTGTTCGTGGAACCCGAGTACAACTACTCCATGTGCGCCCCACTGAAAAACGCCCTGGATTACCTGGTGGTCGAGTGGGCCGATAAATCTGCCGCCATCGTCAGTTACGGCGGCATTTCTGCCGGGTTGCGGGCCGCCGAGCACAGCAAGCAAACCATGACTGCCCTGCAAATGATGGTCGTGAAACCCGCCATCAGCATTCCCATGGTCTCTCAGATGATCAAAGGCGGCCAATTTCAACCCACCGAGATCGTTGAAAAGAGTGTGAAACCCCTGCTGAACGATCTTTACAGGTGGGGCGTGACCCTCAAGGATATGCGGGAGAAAGAGTAG
- a CDS encoding TrmB family transcriptional regulator: MSAVIHLQALGLTEYEARAYTALLALGRAVPARVARQAGIPRPKIYETLERLEGRGLAAKVGQNPLEYAPLSAREYLARSRRSFDDRLAALDRDLSRLAPDPAPEAVYHLNGEAAIRSLAEDLILNARRVVYMAGDAGLADKLERLTPRGVELFRSDLKGLPDIAAPGQLAFLLARDNEAALIGHFIEEGRPGESHGVHTHNPVVIHLIEGYIQLAAKKNA, encoded by the coding sequence ATGAGCGCCGTTATCCACCTGCAAGCACTCGGGCTGACCGAATACGAAGCGCGAGCCTACACCGCCCTGCTGGCGCTGGGCCGCGCCGTTCCCGCCCGCGTCGCCCGCCAGGCCGGCATTCCCCGCCCCAAGATTTACGAAACCCTGGAACGCCTGGAAGGGCGCGGCCTCGCCGCCAAGGTCGGCCAGAATCCGCTGGAGTACGCACCCCTGAGCGCCCGCGAGTATCTGGCCCGCTCGCGCCGCTCCTTCGATGACCGCCTCGCCGCGCTTGACCGTGATCTCTCGCGCCTCGCCCCCGATCCCGCCCCGGAAGCGGTGTATCACCTCAACGGCGAAGCGGCCATCCGCAGCCTCGCCGAGGACCTGATCCTGAACGCCCGGCGGGTCGTTTACATGGCCGGGGATGCCGGCCTGGCCGACAAACTGGAGCGCCTCACACCCAGGGGCGTGGAGCTGTTCCGCTCGGACTTGAAGGGCCTGCCCGACATCGCCGCGCCCGGTCAGCTCGCTTTCCTGCTGGCCCGTGACAACGAAGCCGCCCTGATCGGCCACTTCATCGAGGAAGGCCGCCCCGGCGAATCGCACGGCGTGCACACCCATAACCCTGTGGTCATTCACCTGATCGAGGGCTACATTCAACTCGCGGCGAAGAAAAACGCCTGA
- a CDS encoding glyoxalase — MPLITGLDHVQLEAPTGCEDAARAFYGALLGLAELRKPAALQKNGGVWFGLPDGRQLHVGVTPDFQPRRKGHPALRTADLNAVQVQLATHSVAFEADDQAGVPRVFLQDPWGNRLEIVQGQHESHFGA; from the coding sequence ATGCCCCTGATCACTGGCCTGGATCACGTTCAACTGGAGGCCCCTACCGGCTGCGAGGACGCCGCCCGCGCTTTTTACGGCGCGCTGCTCGGCTTAGCCGAACTGCGCAAACCGGCGGCCCTGCAAAAAAATGGTGGGGTATGGTTTGGCCTGCCGGACGGACGGCAGCTTCACGTTGGCGTGACGCCTGACTTTCAACCCCGGCGCAAGGGGCACCCGGCCCTGCGAACCGCCGACCTGAACGCGGTTCAGGTTCAACTGGCCACGCATTCCGTCGCTTTCGAAGCCGATGATCAGGCGGGCGTGCCCCGCGTGTTCCTGCAAGACCCCTGGGGAAACAGGCTGGAAATCGTGCAGGGCCAGCACGAGAGCCACTTCGGGGCTTGA
- a CDS encoding DMT family transporter → MPPLNPAVSGLLSALTYGVGDFLSGVASRRDSPLRVVALTHPISAVMLALLAWGLGQPLPPAVDLGWGAAGGWMGLVAVLAFYRALALGPMGAVSVAAGALSAVVPVIFGLLGGEVLGRQGGLGALGVLVGTALLSPHPGEHGEQKGHGVPLALVAGLGFGFFFVLLGQAQDEGGMLWTLAAARLASSVVILPITLKRVGLKPRAPALIFSSAPGDLLGNLFYLMAVQGGGLAIGALLSSLYPAFTTLLAVMLLRERLKARQWAGVLLAMLGATLLSTR, encoded by the coding sequence GTGCCGCCTTTGAACCCTGCCGTGAGTGGCCTGCTGTCCGCCCTGACCTACGGGGTGGGTGATTTTCTTTCGGGGGTGGCCAGCCGCCGGGATTCGCCGCTGCGCGTGGTGGCGCTGACGCACCCCATCAGCGCGGTCATGCTGGCGCTGCTGGCGTGGGGGCTGGGGCAACCGCTTCCGCCTGCCGTCGACCTGGGCTGGGGCGCGGCGGGCGGGTGGATGGGCCTGGTGGCGGTATTGGCGTTTTACCGGGCGCTGGCGCTGGGCCCGATGGGAGCGGTGTCGGTGGCGGCCGGAGCGCTGTCCGCCGTGGTTCCCGTGATTTTTGGGCTGCTGGGCGGCGAGGTGCTGGGCCGGCAAGGCGGGCTGGGGGCGCTGGGCGTTCTGGTGGGTACGGCCCTGCTGAGTCCGCACCCCGGCGAGCACGGTGAGCAAAAGGGCCACGGCGTGCCACTGGCGCTGGTGGCGGGTCTGGGATTCGGGTTCTTCTTTGTGCTGCTGGGCCAGGCACAGGATGAGGGCGGCATGCTGTGGACACTGGCGGCGGCCCGCCTCGCCAGTTCGGTGGTCATCCTGCCCATCACCCTGAAACGGGTGGGTCTGAAACCCCGGGCGCCGGCCCTCATCTTCAGCTCGGCTCCGGGCGACCTGCTGGGGAACCTCTTTTACCTGATGGCCGTTCAGGGTGGCGGCCTGGCCATCGGGGCGCTGCTGTCCAGCCTGTACCCGGCCTTCACGACGCTGCTGGCGGTCATGCTGCTGCGCGAACGCCTGAAGGCCCGCCAGTGGGCGGGCGTGCTGCTGGCCATGCTGGGAGCCACGTTGCTCAGCACCCGATAG
- a CDS encoding branched-chain amino acid ABC transporter substrate-binding protein: protein MHKYALGISLLTALTLGQASAATTVKIATISALSGPVSNLGLQLKNGTQLAVNEMKAEFAKAGMTLQLVAYDDQADPTTGTSAARRVIADKAVLGVVGPLTSGVAIPATQAMAASHLVSVMSTATNEKITDRGLKNVNRVCARDDAQGGSGGNYVVDTLKAKKVYVLNDKTPYGQGLAAEAEKAMKAKGATIVQSEGVAAEERDFTAVITKIQALKPDAIYFGGLYGQIGPFLKQLRDKGVKVPLMGGDGLDSPDLVKLAGDGANNVYYTSLTPDTNSIAAAKTLAANYKKSFGIDMQGTAVVSYDAAKVILQGILNAYKANGNKVPSRTQVETAVRKGTFKGLLTGEVSFDAGGDRTNAKMYIAGFRDGKRVNVGVANIKR, encoded by the coding sequence ATGCACAAATATGCTCTTGGAATCAGTCTGCTGACCGCCCTGACGCTGGGGCAGGCCAGCGCCGCCACCACCGTGAAAATCGCCACCATCAGCGCCCTCTCTGGCCCGGTCAGCAACCTGGGCCTGCAACTGAAAAACGGCACGCAACTGGCCGTCAACGAGATGAAAGCCGAGTTCGCCAAGGCGGGGATGACCCTGCAACTCGTCGCCTACGACGACCAGGCCGACCCGACCACCGGCACCTCCGCCGCCCGCCGCGTCATCGCGGATAAGGCGGTGCTGGGCGTGGTGGGGCCCCTGACCAGCGGCGTGGCTATTCCCGCCACGCAGGCCATGGCCGCCAGTCACCTGGTGTCGGTGATGTCCACCGCCACCAACGAGAAGATCACGGATCGGGGGCTGAAGAACGTGAACCGTGTATGCGCCCGTGACGACGCGCAGGGCGGCAGCGGCGGCAATTATGTGGTGGATACCCTGAAGGCCAAAAAGGTATATGTCCTGAACGACAAGACCCCTTACGGTCAGGGCCTGGCCGCCGAGGCTGAAAAGGCCATGAAAGCTAAGGGCGCCACCATCGTGCAATCCGAAGGCGTGGCCGCCGAGGAACGCGATTTCACGGCCGTCATCACCAAAATTCAGGCCCTCAAGCCCGACGCCATCTACTTCGGCGGGCTGTACGGCCAGATCGGCCCCTTCCTGAAGCAACTGCGCGACAAGGGCGTGAAGGTGCCCCTGATGGGCGGCGACGGTCTGGACAGCCCGGATCTGGTGAAACTGGCCGGTGACGGCGCCAACAACGTGTATTACACGTCGCTGACCCCCGACACCAATTCCATCGCCGCTGCCAAAACCCTGGCTGCCAACTACAAGAAGTCCTTCGGGATCGACATGCAGGGCACGGCGGTGGTCAGTTACGACGCCGCGAAAGTCATCCTGCAAGGCATCCTGAACGCCTACAAGGCGAACGGCAACAAGGTGCCCAGCCGGACGCAGGTCGAAACCGCCGTGCGCAAGGGTACTTTCAAGGGCCTGCTGACCGGCGAGGTGAGTTTCGACGCGGGCGGCGACCGCACCAACGCCAAGATGTATATCGCCGGGTTCCGCGACGGCAAGCGCGTGAACGTGGGCGTCGCCAACATCAAACGCTGA
- a CDS encoding alpha/beta hydrolase family protein — protein MSKMKPDSLLSLVFPSDPQVSPDGQQVVFVLSSIEEENLEKIDQEFAKPRYRGRLWWSDGKTTRQLTHGESGRGDSSPRWSPDGETIAFVRSSGEVKGALMLLPARGGEARRVTRFKQGVGGVKWSPDGRYLCFQSGGDTEDKRDERGEARVITRPRYRFNGLDWLPETPAKLWLYDVHKDKLSEWYAPERGMESVVWLPDSSGVLFVAATDEKAAYEWRNEVFSLNLKGKVKQLTRWNSGIMAAVPHPDGKQFALIGRPEGSGNTEYSHIYLVGGDKITRLDEGHDHLVGNSVAGDCHVGAMPGTPAWLDDQTLVFSSTVRGSVGLFRASLTGQPQVSAFDHHPEQVISAFTANAQGVALIRESPTRFPEVELNGQTVTTLGEHLTFQPVPPHKVTFQNELGEGEGWVMLPDLKKKQKAPALLNIHGGPHTDYGYGFQHEFQLFAANGYGVCYSNPRGSSGYGQAWQSAIHGRWGSVDYDDLMAFFDACLKAYPALDARKTAVMGGSYGGLMTNWITAHTGRFQAAITDRSICNYLSFNGTSDIGLSFWPHELGLSFHRSADAQKLWDLSPLKYVENVKTPTLIIHSALDHRCPIEQAEQWYAALTLLDVPVRFVRFPGEDHELSRSGRPDRRLKRLSEYLDWLGRWL, from the coding sequence ATGTCAAAAATGAAACCCGACAGCCTTCTTTCGCTGGTGTTTCCCTCTGACCCGCAGGTTTCGCCGGACGGGCAGCAGGTGGTGTTCGTGCTGTCCAGCATCGAGGAAGAAAACCTGGAGAAAATCGATCAGGAGTTCGCTAAACCGCGTTACCGGGGCCGCCTGTGGTGGTCTGACGGCAAGACGACCCGGCAGCTCACGCACGGCGAGTCGGGGCGCGGGGACAGTTCGCCGCGCTGGTCACCGGACGGCGAGACCATCGCTTTCGTGCGCAGCAGCGGTGAGGTCAAAGGGGCCCTGATGCTGCTGCCGGCCCGTGGGGGCGAAGCCCGGCGCGTCACGCGTTTCAAGCAGGGTGTGGGGGGCGTCAAGTGGAGTCCCGACGGGCGTTACCTCTGCTTCCAGTCGGGCGGGGACACCGAGGACAAACGCGACGAGCGCGGCGAAGCCCGCGTGATTACCCGGCCCCGCTACCGCTTCAACGGCCTGGACTGGCTGCCGGAAACGCCCGCGAAACTGTGGCTGTACGACGTGCACAAAGACAAGCTCAGCGAGTGGTACGCCCCGGAACGCGGCATGGAGTCGGTGGTGTGGCTGCCCGACTCCAGCGGCGTGCTGTTCGTGGCTGCCACCGATGAGAAAGCCGCGTACGAGTGGCGCAACGAGGTCTTCAGCCTCAACCTGAAAGGCAAGGTCAAGCAGCTGACCCGCTGGAATTCCGGCATCATGGCCGCCGTGCCGCACCCGGACGGCAAGCAGTTCGCGCTGATCGGCCGCCCCGAAGGCAGCGGCAACACCGAGTACAGCCACATCTACTTGGTAGGTGGCGACAAGATCACGCGCCTGGATGAAGGCCACGACCACCTGGTCGGCAATTCGGTGGCCGGCGACTGCCACGTGGGGGCCATGCCGGGCACGCCCGCGTGGCTGGACGACCAGACCCTGGTGTTCAGCAGCACCGTGCGCGGCAGTGTGGGCCTTTTCCGCGCCTCGCTGACGGGCCAGCCGCAGGTCAGTGCCTTTGACCACCACCCCGAGCAGGTAATTTCCGCCTTCACCGCCAACGCGCAGGGCGTGGCCCTGATCCGCGAGTCCCCCACACGCTTTCCGGAAGTGGAGTTGAACGGCCAGACCGTGACCACCCTGGGCGAACACCTGACCTTCCAGCCGGTGCCCCCCCACAAGGTCACTTTTCAAAACGAACTGGGGGAAGGTGAAGGCTGGGTGATGCTGCCCGACCTCAAGAAAAAACAGAAGGCCCCCGCTCTACTCAACATTCACGGCGGGCCACACACCGACTACGGGTACGGCTTCCAGCACGAATTCCAGCTGTTCGCCGCCAACGGCTACGGCGTGTGCTACAGCAACCCGCGTGGCAGCAGCGGCTACGGCCAGGCCTGGCAAAGCGCCATTCACGGGCGCTGGGGCAGCGTGGACTACGACGACCTGATGGCTTTCTTCGACGCCTGCCTGAAGGCCTACCCGGCGCTGGACGCCAGAAAAACCGCCGTCATGGGCGGCAGTTACGGCGGCCTGATGACCAACTGGATCACCGCCCACACCGGGCGCTTCCAGGCCGCCATCACCGACCGCAGCATCTGTAACTACCTGAGCTTCAACGGCACCTCGGACATCGGCCTGAGCTTCTGGCCGCACGAACTGGGCCTCAGCTTCCACCGCAGCGCCGACGCCCAGAAACTCTGGGACCTGAGCCCCCTGAAGTACGTCGAGAACGTCAAGACCCCCACGCTGATCATTCACAGCGCCCTGGATCACCGCTGCCCCATCGAGCAGGCCGAGCAGTGGTACGCCGCCCTGACCCTGCTGGACGTGCCTGTGCGCTTCGTGCGCTTCCCCGGTGAGGATCACGAACTCTCGCGCTCGGGGCGCCCGGATCGCCGCCTCAAACGCCTCAGCGAGTACCTCGACTGGCTCGGACGCTGGCTGTAA
- a CDS encoding M20 family metallopeptidase codes for MKANTAADLRAMLQDLKTLVDIESPSTDLAAISRVMNVVEGWARDLGAETRALPGGTREMNFGVQDGQKYLLVLAHVDTVWPHGTLKHMPWREDAERLYGPGTYDMKAGIVGVFHALRSFGKVWPAGGIKLLVSPDEEIGSPTSRSHIEQAARQARVVLVVEPPVADSHNLKTGRKGTGQYTLTFTGIASHAGNKPAEGASAITAAAEAVLALQALARPEAGTTISVGKIAGGTATNVVPAECFFDMDVRVSTLSEAERVDKGVHGWKPGDSRVKVKVQGGLNRPPFEQTPGTLALYEKARAIAADLGFELGHEVVGGGSDGNFTAPLAPTLDGLGSPGDGAHASHEHVRLDRWPAHVQLLTRLLQEV; via the coding sequence ATGAAAGCCAACACTGCTGCCGATCTGCGGGCCATGCTCCAAGACCTGAAAACTCTGGTGGACATCGAGTCGCCGTCCACCGACCTGGCCGCCATCTCGCGCGTGATGAACGTCGTGGAAGGCTGGGCGCGTGACCTCGGCGCAGAAACGCGGGCGCTGCCGGGCGGCACCCGCGAAATGAATTTCGGCGTACAGGACGGGCAGAAATACTTACTGGTGCTGGCCCACGTGGACACCGTGTGGCCCCACGGCACCCTTAAGCACATGCCGTGGCGCGAGGACGCCGAGCGGCTGTACGGCCCCGGCACCTACGACATGAAAGCCGGCATCGTGGGGGTGTTTCACGCCCTGCGCAGCTTCGGGAAGGTCTGGCCGGCAGGCGGCATTAAATTACTTGTTTCCCCGGATGAGGAAATCGGCAGTCCGACCAGCCGGAGCCACATCGAGCAGGCGGCGCGGCAGGCCCGCGTGGTGCTGGTGGTCGAGCCGCCCGTGGCCGACAGCCACAACCTGAAAACCGGGCGCAAGGGAACCGGGCAGTACACCCTGACCTTCACCGGCATTGCCAGCCACGCCGGCAACAAGCCCGCCGAAGGCGCCAGTGCCATCACCGCCGCCGCCGAGGCTGTCCTGGCCTTGCAGGCCCTGGCGCGGCCCGAGGCCGGCACCACCATCAGTGTGGGCAAAATCGCGGGCGGCACGGCCACCAACGTCGTTCCGGCAGAATGCTTTTTCGACATGGACGTGCGCGTCAGCACCCTCAGTGAGGCCGAGCGCGTGGACAAGGGCGTGCATGGCTGGAAGCCGGGCGATTCACGCGTGAAAGTCAAGGTGCAGGGCGGCCTGAACCGCCCGCCTTTCGAGCAGACGCCCGGCACGCTGGCCCTTTACGAGAAAGCGCGCGCCATCGCCGCCGACCTGGGCTTCGAGCTGGGTCACGAGGTGGTCGGCGGCGGCAGCGACGGCAACTTCACCGCGCCGCTGGCCCCCACGCTGGACGGCCTGGGTTCCCCCGGCGACGGTGCTCACGCCAGCCACGAACACGTCAGGCTCGACCGCTGGCCAGCGCACGTACAACTCCTGACCCGGCTCCTTCAGGAGGTCTGA
- a CDS encoding MFS transporter: MTAGHFINDAYGAMLTPLTPALQQKYGVSIAAVTLLGSIYSLTSSVLQPLLGIVGERVDRRYAAALGPLMTGVGLTLMGFVPWFGVLLLLVAVAGFGSGFFHPAGAAYVAQNSPPDKRGLWASIFSAGGTGGMALGPVFAGVGLTHLPWFALIGVGVAAITFAVTPSGKQQGRRHSMAEYVGIFRGPIVWLWGMAVLRSLASMGYNAMLPFMLIARGFGQREVGITLAVYAVGSAIGGILGGRYSDRYGRTPVLRAAILGTIPFFAALILSSPAHWWFYPLTFMVGAAANASIPVGVVTAQEYAPGHVAVASSIMMGFSWGVAGLLVFLVGALADATNPTTAALASLSLLVPSALIAYRLPEPPRTTFQN; this comes from the coding sequence ATGACCGCCGGGCACTTCATCAACGACGCTTACGGGGCCATGCTGACGCCCCTGACGCCGGCCCTGCAGCAGAAATACGGGGTCAGCATCGCCGCAGTGACTTTACTGGGCAGCATCTACAGCCTGACCAGCAGTGTCCTCCAGCCCCTGCTGGGCATCGTGGGGGAGCGCGTGGACAGGCGTTACGCGGCGGCCCTGGGCCCGCTGATGACCGGGGTGGGCCTGACCCTGATGGGGTTCGTGCCGTGGTTCGGCGTGCTGCTGCTCCTGGTGGCCGTGGCAGGGTTCGGCAGTGGATTTTTCCATCCGGCCGGGGCCGCTTACGTGGCGCAGAACAGCCCGCCGGACAAACGCGGCCTGTGGGCCAGCATCTTCAGCGCGGGGGGCACGGGCGGCATGGCGCTGGGGCCGGTGTTTGCCGGGGTGGGGCTCACGCACCTGCCCTGGTTCGCGTTGATCGGCGTGGGCGTCGCGGCCATCACTTTTGCCGTGACGCCCAGCGGCAAACAGCAGGGCAGGCGGCACAGCATGGCCGAGTACGTCGGCATTTTTCGTGGCCCCATCGTGTGGTTGTGGGGTATGGCGGTGCTGCGCAGCCTGGCGAGCATGGGCTACAACGCCATGCTGCCGTTCATGCTGATAGCCCGCGGCTTCGGCCAGAGGGAGGTCGGGATCACGCTGGCGGTGTACGCCGTGGGCAGCGCCATCGGCGGCATTCTGGGCGGGCGCTACAGTGACCGCTACGGGCGCACACCTGTGCTGCGCGCCGCCATTCTGGGCACCATTCCCTTCTTCGCGGCGCTGATCCTGTCCAGCCCGGCTCACTGGTGGTTTTACCCGCTGACCTTCATGGTGGGGGCGGCCGCCAACGCCAGCATTCCGGTGGGGGTCGTGACCGCGCAGGAGTACGCGCCGGGGCACGTGGCGGTGGCCAGCAGCATCATGATGGGCTTCTCCTGGGGCGTGGCCGGCCTGCTGGTCTTTCTGGTGGGCGCCCTGGCCGACGCGACGAACCCCACCACGGCGGCCCTGGCCAGTCTGAGCCTGCTGGTGCCCAGCGCCCTGATCGCCTACCGCCTGCCCGAACCGCCCCGCACGACCTTTCAAAACTGA